A stretch of the Filimonas lacunae genome encodes the following:
- a CDS encoding thioredoxin family protein, which translates to MKKTFTLLAAAAMLATSVLAQNITSLSLGTALPLATAKMKDISGKEVSLNDAKKKNGLLVMFSCNTCPYVIKNQQRTKEIAAYALKNNIGVIVINSNEAQRSDADSYDAMKTYATAQGYNWYYTVDTDSKVANAFGATRTPEVFLFNSKGTLEYKGAIDDNPSDASAVTRQHLHAAIDEVVGGKAISVKESKSVGCTIKRQS; encoded by the coding sequence ATGAAAAAAACATTCACTTTACTGGCAGCAGCAGCCATGTTAGCTACATCGGTGCTGGCACAGAATATCACTTCTTTAAGCCTGGGCACTGCCCTTCCTTTAGCCACTGCTAAAATGAAAGATATATCAGGTAAAGAAGTATCGCTGAATGATGCCAAAAAGAAAAATGGCTTATTGGTAATGTTCTCCTGCAATACCTGCCCTTACGTAATCAAAAACCAGCAGCGCACTAAAGAGATAGCTGCTTACGCTTTAAAAAACAATATTGGCGTGATTGTGATCAACAGCAATGAAGCACAAAGAAGCGATGCCGATTCGTATGATGCTATGAAAACCTACGCTACTGCACAAGGTTACAACTGGTATTATACCGTAGATACCGATTCTAAAGTAGCCAACGCTTTTGGCGCCACCCGCACTCCGGAGGTTTTCCTGTTCAACAGCAAAGGCACCCTGGAATACAAAGGCGCTATTGACGACAACCCATCTGATGCTTCTGCAGTAACCCGTCAGCACCTGCATGCTGCAATTGATGAAGTAGTAGGTGGTAAAGCCATTTCGGTGAAAGAAAGCAAATCAGTAGGCTGCACCATTAAAAGACAGTCGTAA
- a CDS encoding YihY/virulence factor BrkB family protein: MIKIQRILFNTKPFVFIREKSKRVVLPGMEGLPLYDVTRFFFKQVGKMHMNERAAAISYNFIMAIPAACIFLFTLLPYLPVSRLISQELFRFVRDLTPNKETRTLVINFLDDFFNKPKTGLLSVGFILAIFYSSNAVMGIIRTFDRSLPQKYKSNFIHKRLRAMKLTTIVIFLILGTTLISLGQGTLFRYIMHSLGITDARVKYLIRSLRWIVIVFLFLYSIGVIYKYAPSVKKRWKILSPGAFFATFLTILVTYGFSVWVQNFSNYNKIYGSIGTVLVIMLLVFLNSFILLIGFELNVSITLLKEERTGSTQTFTP; the protein is encoded by the coding sequence ATGATTAAAATTCAGCGCATACTATTCAATACCAAACCCTTTGTTTTTATCCGTGAAAAAAGCAAACGCGTAGTACTGCCGGGCATGGAAGGATTGCCCCTGTACGATGTAACCCGTTTCTTTTTTAAACAGGTAGGCAAAATGCACATGAATGAAAGAGCAGCTGCTATTTCTTATAACTTTATCATGGCCATTCCGGCCGCCTGTATCTTTTTGTTCACCCTGCTCCCCTACCTGCCTGTGTCCCGGCTGATATCCCAGGAGCTGTTTCGCTTTGTGCGTGACCTTACACCTAATAAGGAAACACGTACACTGGTAATCAACTTCCTCGACGACTTCTTTAACAAACCCAAAACCGGCCTGTTGTCAGTGGGTTTTATACTGGCCATCTTTTACTCGTCCAACGCAGTAATGGGCATTATACGCACGTTCGACCGCAGCCTGCCACAGAAATACAAAAGCAACTTCATACACAAAAGATTACGTGCCATGAAGCTGACCACTATTGTAATTTTCCTGATACTGGGCACCACGCTTATTTCATTAGGGCAAGGCACCCTGTTCCGGTATATCATGCACAGCCTGGGCATTACAGACGCAAGGGTAAAATACCTGATACGCAGTTTGCGCTGGATTGTAATCGTCTTCCTTTTCCTGTATTCTATCGGTGTAATATACAAGTATGCCCCTTCTGTAAAAAAAAGGTGGAAAATATTGTCTCCGGGTGCGTTTTTTGCTACCTTTTTAACCATTTTAGTCACCTATGGCTTCTCGGTGTGGGTACAGAATTTTTCCAATTACAATAAGATATATGGATCTATTGGTACCGTGCTGGTGATTATGCTACTGGTGTTTTTAAACTCGTTTATATTGCTGATAGGTTTTGAACTGAACGTGAGCATTACCTTGCTGAAAGAAGAACGAACCGGCAGCACACAAACATTCACTCCATAA
- the nirD gene encoding nitrite reductase small subunit NirD: MSVNSTQNITWFKACEKEEVPDNGGVCVKYGEEQIALFHFTRRNEWFASQNLCPHRQQMAISRGMIGSQGGEPKVACPFHKKTFSLIDGRCLTGDDTCGLKIYPVKLEGSQVYIGIHNDEALVEALA, translated from the coding sequence ATGTCTGTCAACAGCACACAAAACATTACCTGGTTTAAAGCATGTGAGAAAGAAGAGGTTCCCGATAATGGCGGCGTATGTGTAAAGTATGGAGAGGAGCAGATTGCCCTGTTTCATTTTACCCGCCGTAACGAGTGGTTTGCATCACAAAACCTTTGTCCGCATAGGCAGCAAATGGCCATCAGTCGCGGTATGATCGGCTCGCAGGGTGGTGAGCCTAAAGTGGCGTGTCCTTTTCATAAAAAAACATTTTCATTAATAGACGGGCGTTGTTTAACAGGCGACGATACCTGCGGACTGAAGATCTATCCGGTAAAATTGGAGGGAAGCCAGGTGTATATTGGCATTCATAACGATGAGGCATTGGTAGAAGCACTGGCTTAA
- a CDS encoding DoxX family protein: protein MRKILLYTQAVFYALAGINHFTNPEMYLAIMPPWLPWHLTLVNISGALEIITGLLLLPIRTRKWAARAIILLLIAIFPANIQMLINFIREHNPYIVLAIIRLPLQLLLIRWAWIFQNDHPDNMPGTPVTKSY from the coding sequence ATGAGAAAGATATTGCTGTATACACAGGCTGTATTTTATGCGCTTGCCGGCATTAACCACTTTACCAACCCCGAAATGTACCTGGCCATTATGCCCCCCTGGCTTCCCTGGCACCTAACACTGGTAAATATCAGCGGCGCGCTGGAAATAATAACAGGACTGCTGCTTTTGCCCATCCGCACCCGCAAATGGGCAGCCAGGGCCATTATTCTTTTATTAATAGCCATTTTTCCGGCCAACATTCAAATGCTGATCAACTTTATCCGGGAGCACAATCCTTATATTGTATTAGCAATCATACGGTTACCGCTGCAGCTATTACTTATTCGCTGGGCATGGATATTTCAGAACGACCATCCGGATAATATGCCCGGCACACCTGTTACCAAATCGTACTAA
- the trxA gene encoding thioredoxin codes for MALELTDANFQTTVLDSDKLTVVDFWAEWCGPCRAIGPVIEELAKEYDGKANIGKLNVDNNPNVSVNYGITSIPAILFIKGGKVVDKQIGAVPKSVLEKKIQAHL; via the coding sequence ATGGCTTTAGAACTTACAGATGCCAACTTCCAGACAACGGTGCTGGACAGTGACAAACTCACAGTAGTAGATTTCTGGGCAGAGTGGTGTGGACCTTGTCGTGCCATCGGACCAGTTATTGAAGAATTAGCTAAAGAATACGACGGCAAAGCAAACATAGGCAAACTGAACGTTGACAATAACCCTAACGTTAGTGTTAACTACGGTATCACTTCTATTCCTGCTATCCTTTTCATTAAAGGTGGTAAAGTAGTAGACAAGCAAATTGGTGCTGTACCTAAGTCTGTACTGGAGAAAAAAATACAGGCTCACCTGTAA
- a CDS encoding TrmH family RNA methyltransferase: MTPERKGKLLGALNKRQPGLAVVLENVEDPRNVTAVMRSCDAVGIQDIYIITTEGPRPEKYKFVSGRSAEKWVTLHHFDNLEACVAVLRSRYQRILTTSLTGDSVSIYDVDFTQSTALVLGNERRGVSEAFCALADGNINIPMAGMLQSLNISVACAVCIYEAYRQKKAAGHYDAPALPEARMAELKVQWSEGYKEGLTDN; the protein is encoded by the coding sequence ATGACTCCGGAGAGGAAGGGCAAACTATTAGGTGCATTAAACAAGCGTCAGCCAGGTTTAGCAGTAGTGCTGGAAAACGTGGAAGACCCCCGAAATGTTACCGCGGTAATGCGTAGCTGCGATGCGGTGGGCATACAGGATATTTACATTATCACCACCGAAGGCCCCCGCCCGGAGAAATACAAATTTGTAAGCGGCCGCAGTGCCGAAAAATGGGTTACCCTGCACCATTTTGATAACCTGGAAGCATGTGTAGCGGTATTACGTAGCCGTTATCAACGCATACTCACCACCAGCTTAACCGGCGATTCGGTAAGCATTTACGATGTGGATTTTACCCAAAGTACCGCCCTGGTACTGGGCAATGAGCGCCGGGGTGTAAGCGAAGCTTTTTGTGCGCTGGCAGATGGTAACATTAATATCCCGATGGCAGGCATGCTGCAAAGCCTGAATATTTCCGTTGCCTGTGCCGTATGTATTTACGAAGCTTACCGCCAGAAAAAAGCAGCCGGCCATTACGATGCGCCTGCTTTACCGGAAGCAAGAATGGCAGAACTGAAAGTGCAGTGGAGTGAAGGGTATAAAGAAGGGTTGACGGATAATTAG
- a CDS encoding formate/nitrite transporter family protein, with protein MDYKKPAEVVSLMIQSGVDKVKLSPSDLLIRGMLSGAILGFGTTLAITATTQTGLAIVGAAIFPACFVIVVLMGFELVTGSFALLPAAFADGRIRFGEMLKNLLLVFTANLLGGLLYACLFWVSVTSAGHASANAVTAAIIKIAESKTTGYMQYGAAGIVTAFVKGVLCNWMVTMGVVMSLTSTATLGKILAAWLPVFIFFAQGFEHAVVNMFVIPAGMFLGAKVTLADWWLSNQLPVTLGNIAGGVIFTGLALYMTHGKKAGELPASNAS; from the coding sequence ATGGATTATAAGAAACCAGCCGAAGTAGTGAGCCTGATGATACAGTCAGGAGTAGATAAAGTAAAACTCTCGCCTTCCGATTTGTTGATACGCGGCATGTTGTCAGGAGCCATTTTAGGCTTTGGCACCACGCTGGCTATCACTGCCACTACGCAAACCGGGTTGGCTATTGTAGGTGCTGCCATTTTTCCGGCTTGCTTTGTAATAGTAGTATTAATGGGTTTTGAGCTGGTAACCGGAAGTTTTGCGCTGCTGCCGGCTGCTTTTGCCGATGGGCGCATTCGCTTTGGTGAAATGCTGAAAAACCTGTTGCTGGTGTTCACCGCCAACCTGCTGGGCGGGCTGCTATATGCCTGCCTGTTCTGGGTGTCTGTTACCAGTGCCGGCCATGCCAGTGCCAATGCTGTTACCGCAGCTATTATTAAAATAGCAGAATCTAAAACCACCGGCTATATGCAGTACGGAGCTGCGGGTATAGTAACCGCTTTTGTAAAAGGAGTACTGTGCAACTGGATGGTAACGATGGGCGTGGTAATGTCGCTTACTTCTACTGCTACCTTAGGTAAAATACTGGCGGCCTGGTTGCCGGTGTTTATCTTTTTTGCGCAGGGCTTTGAGCATGCTGTGGTAAATATGTTTGTAATACCGGCCGGCATGTTTTTGGGCGCTAAGGTAACTCTGGCCGATTGGTGGTTAAGTAACCAGCTGCCTGTAACCCTGGGCAATATTGCCGGCGGGGTAATTTTTACCGGTTTAGCCCTGTATATGACGCATGGTAAAAAAGCAGGGGAGCTGCCGGCATCCAACGCATCCTGA
- a CDS encoding TlpA disulfide reductase family protein — protein sequence MKKWFLAAVIVWATAGAYAQQQPVKRVKMDDVLKIAAESDVPVIVNFWATWCAPCVHEIPWFERNVYDSAHGPVKLLLVSLDFKEDFPAGIAAFAKKSNYRSQIVWLEETNADSFCPKVDSTWEGAIPASLFINKAKGYRKFVGRQLTEPQFKLELEALLK from the coding sequence ATGAAAAAATGGTTTTTAGCCGCCGTGATCGTATGGGCAACAGCCGGGGCATATGCGCAGCAACAGCCTGTTAAAAGGGTAAAGATGGATGATGTGTTGAAGATAGCAGCCGAAAGCGATGTGCCTGTTATTGTAAACTTCTGGGCTACCTGGTGCGCCCCCTGCGTGCATGAAATTCCCTGGTTTGAAAGGAATGTATACGACAGCGCTCACGGCCCGGTAAAACTGTTACTGGTAAGCCTTGATTTTAAAGAAGACTTTCCCGCAGGCATTGCCGCTTTTGCTAAAAAGAGCAATTATCGCTCGCAGATTGTATGGCTGGAAGAAACCAATGCCGATAGCTTTTGCCCTAAGGTAGATTCTACCTGGGAGGGTGCCATACCTGCCAGTCTGTTTATTAATAAAGCCAAAGGCTACCGCAAATTTGTGGGAAGGCAACTGACCGAGCCACAGTTTAAACTGGAGCTGGAAGCATTGTTGAAGTAA
- a CDS encoding alginate export family protein has product MKSKLLLTVSLALAGVLCHNLLHAQLNINAQLRTRTEFRNGQGAPLAHGADPAFFTSQRTRLGLLYNAYRIKLGLTVQDARVWGQDASTINRTTTADNNGLLLHEAWAEIQLTDTVVKNQAVYLKIGRQELVYDDQRLLGNLDWLQQARRHDAAVLKYETAAWKLHAGFAFNQNKENAAGTIYNSTPAGNNAGGTNGGTIYKSLQYLYAGRQWKTGSASFLFLADQFNKFHYDTVATTVSKVYDNGAWNRMTTGVYFLNSFRHLTVSAGAYYQLGRNASGQKLEGGMANLLATYEVSKPFTIGAGFDYTSGGTTSSGKSKAFDPLYGTPHKFWGLMDYFYAASAFGNTGLLDYYLKLKWKPNAKSVMTADVHQFASASAINNPAKPNGSGKSYGQEVDLVYNYAITQQVTLEAGYSHFFTTPSLAYVKNVSNAKSGADWAYVMINIKPSFLFK; this is encoded by the coding sequence ATGAAATCAAAACTACTGTTAACAGTGTCACTGGCACTGGCGGGAGTGTTATGCCATAACCTGTTGCATGCACAACTGAACATTAATGCACAACTACGCACCCGCACCGAATTCAGAAATGGCCAGGGCGCTCCTCTTGCGCACGGCGCCGATCCGGCTTTCTTTACTTCCCAACGTACCCGGCTGGGCTTGTTATACAATGCCTATCGTATAAAGCTGGGCCTTACCGTGCAGGATGCACGTGTGTGGGGGCAGGATGCCAGTACTATTAACCGAACCACCACAGCCGATAACAATGGCCTGTTACTGCACGAAGCCTGGGCCGAAATACAACTGACAGATACTGTAGTGAAAAATCAGGCAGTATACCTGAAAATTGGCCGGCAGGAACTGGTGTACGACGATCAGCGTTTGCTGGGTAACCTGGATTGGCTGCAGCAGGCCAGAAGGCATGATGCGGCCGTGCTGAAATATGAAACCGCTGCCTGGAAACTGCATGCAGGCTTTGCCTTTAACCAGAATAAAGAAAATGCTGCCGGAACTATTTATAACAGCACGCCTGCCGGTAATAATGCGGGTGGCACCAATGGCGGCACTATTTATAAAAGCCTGCAGTACCTATATGCAGGCAGACAATGGAAAACAGGCAGCGCTTCCTTTTTGTTCCTGGCCGATCAGTTCAATAAATTCCATTACGATACAGTGGCCACCACCGTTTCTAAAGTATATGACAATGGGGCCTGGAACCGTATGACTACGGGTGTATATTTTTTGAATAGCTTCCGGCACCTCACAGTAAGCGCAGGTGCTTATTATCAGCTGGGCAGAAATGCATCGGGGCAAAAGCTGGAAGGCGGTATGGCCAACCTGTTGGCCACATACGAAGTAAGCAAGCCTTTTACTATAGGGGCTGGTTTTGATTACACCAGTGGTGGCACTACCAGCTCGGGTAAAAGCAAGGCGTTTGATCCTTTATATGGCACCCCGCATAAATTCTGGGGGCTGATGGATTACTTCTATGCCGCCAGTGCTTTTGGTAATACCGGCTTGCTGGACTATTACCTGAAACTAAAATGGAAACCCAATGCGAAAAGCGTGATGACTGCCGATGTGCACCAGTTTGCCAGTGCATCAGCCATTAATAACCCTGCCAAGCCCAACGGTTCCGGTAAAAGCTATGGGCAGGAGGTGGACCTGGTGTATAACTATGCCATTACGCAGCAGGTAACCTTGGAAGCTGGCTACAGTCATTTTTTTACTACCCCCTCATTGGCCTATGTAAAAAACGTGAGCAATGCCAAAAGCGGTGCTGACTGGGCTTACGTGATGATTAATATTAAACCTTCCTTTCTTTTTAAATAA
- a CDS encoding MFS transporter produces the protein MQAPGISRSRIILMAIAAGVCVANIYYNQPLLKAMATTFHTDEKHIGLSAVLTQVGYGFGLFFLVPLGDKINKKKLILFLQGCLIVLLTGIALSPNLYMLYTCCALLGLLGVAAQVILPMAAGIDPANRGRNLGIVFTGILTGVLLARVFSGFIAQWLSWRYVYGISAVMVSGVALITKYTFPDAPPAFQGTYGSLLQSTAYQLKRFSMLQRAALLGALVFGLFCSFWTTLTFHLSSAPFQYKPDTIGLFGLLAAGGALLAPVFGKLADKKSPALSQACSLGLIIASVVAMKLFPYSAGSLAIAIVVLDIGVQATLVTNATSIYTLDAASHSRINTVYMTIYFMGGAAGTFTGLQCWQAGGWQTVTWQLIIWSVLALVLVIGGIVKQRRLALTSS, from the coding sequence ATGCAGGCTCCCGGAATTTCACGTTCCAGAATTATTTTAATGGCTATAGCTGCCGGTGTATGTGTAGCTAATATCTATTACAACCAGCCATTGTTAAAGGCAATGGCCACTACTTTTCATACCGATGAAAAACACATTGGCCTTTCGGCGGTGCTTACACAAGTAGGCTATGGCTTTGGCTTATTTTTTCTTGTTCCGCTGGGCGATAAGATCAATAAGAAAAAACTGATCCTGTTTTTACAGGGCTGTTTAATCGTATTGCTTACCGGCATTGCGTTAAGTCCTAATTTATATATGCTGTATACCTGCTGTGCCTTACTGGGCTTGCTGGGAGTAGCTGCGCAAGTAATATTGCCCATGGCGGCAGGAATTGATCCTGCCAACCGCGGACGTAACCTGGGCATTGTATTCACCGGCATTTTAACCGGGGTATTACTGGCCCGTGTGTTCAGCGGCTTTATTGCACAATGGCTGAGCTGGCGTTATGTATATGGCATTTCGGCCGTGATGGTTTCTGGTGTGGCCCTCATTACCAAATATACTTTCCCCGACGCCCCTCCGGCTTTCCAGGGCACTTATGGCAGTTTGCTACAATCGACCGCTTACCAGTTAAAACGCTTCTCTATGCTGCAACGGGCAGCGTTGTTAGGCGCGCTGGTGTTTGGCTTATTCTGCTCATTCTGGACCACGCTAACCTTTCACCTGAGCAGCGCTCCTTTTCAATACAAACCCGACACCATAGGCCTGTTTGGCTTACTGGCTGCTGGCGGCGCTTTACTGGCCCCCGTGTTTGGCAAACTGGCGGATAAAAAAAGCCCTGCTTTATCACAGGCATGCAGCCTGGGATTGATCATTGCCAGTGTAGTAGCAATGAAATTATTTCCCTACTCAGCCGGATCGCTGGCGATAGCTATTGTAGTGCTGGATATTGGCGTGCAGGCAACCCTGGTAACGAATGCCACTTCTATTTACACACTCGATGCTGCATCGCACAGCCGTATTAACACGGTGTATATGACCATTTACTTTATGGGTGGCGCTGCCGGCACTTTCACCGGTTTGCAATGCTGGCAGGCAGGTGGCTGGCAAACAGTTACCTGGCAGCTGATCATCTGGAGCGTGTTGGCTTTAGTGTTGGTGATTGGTGGTATTGTAAAACAAAGAAGATTAGCATTAACCTCTTCATAA
- the secG gene encoding preprotein translocase subunit SecG, whose protein sequence is MTLLFFILIVLASVILGFIVLVQNPKGGGLSGNIAGFSNQFMGVKQTTDVLEKGTWLFSGIIAVLCLVSTLFFRGNAGGPDTSILQKVNTNTSAPAATQQGPAPVSAPTAADSNAKP, encoded by the coding sequence ATGACACTTCTTTTTTTCATTCTTATTGTACTGGCTTCTGTAATCTTAGGTTTTATTGTATTAGTACAAAACCCTAAAGGTGGTGGTTTATCAGGTAACATTGCTGGTTTTAGCAACCAGTTTATGGGTGTAAAGCAAACTACTGACGTTTTGGAAAAAGGAACCTGGCTGTTTTCTGGCATCATTGCCGTTTTATGCCTGGTTTCTACTTTATTTTTCAGAGGTAACGCCGGTGGTCCTGACACTTCTATCCTGCAGAAAGTAAACACAAATACCAGCGCTCCTGCTGCAACCCAGCAAGGCCCCGCTCCGGTAAGTGCTCCTACAGCAGCTGACAGCAACGCCAAACCATAA
- the mltG gene encoding endolytic transglycosylase MltG produces the protein MKKILRLLFIVILLLAGVLYWLLFTSATRFDEKSKYVHVYEQNTAESEMMEQLSGSSLVNNTGLFRFVASRLNVWKRIKPGRFEITKGQSLMSIVRMLRNNKQVPSKLVINKLRVPEDLAKLIGRNFRTDSATAMQFLTNKDSLQKLGVDSDSWLTLVIPDTYIMNWNTSTFKILSRLKSEQEDFWTAERKQKAINLGLTPEQVYALASIVEEETNANQEKGNIASVYMNRISKGMALGADPTIKFALKNFALRRIHFGDLQVASPYNTYRNKGLPPGPICTPSKITIDAVLDAPRTDYLFFVASAELNGTHHFSSTYAEHQQYAKTYQEELNKRGINK, from the coding sequence ATGAAAAAGATATTGCGCCTGCTGTTTATAGTGATTCTGTTGCTGGCGGGTGTGCTGTATTGGTTGTTATTTACCTCCGCTACCCGTTTTGACGAAAAAAGCAAATACGTACATGTATATGAGCAAAACACCGCTGAATCGGAGATGATGGAGCAGTTATCCGGTTCGTCGCTGGTAAATAATACAGGCCTTTTCCGCTTTGTAGCTTCCCGGCTGAATGTATGGAAGCGCATCAAACCCGGCCGTTTTGAAATTACCAAAGGACAAAGCCTGATGAGCATTGTGCGTATGCTGCGTAACAACAAGCAGGTGCCTTCCAAGCTGGTGATCAACAAATTAAGAGTACCGGAAGACCTGGCTAAACTGATAGGTAGAAATTTCCGTACTGATTCAGCCACTGCCATGCAGTTTTTAACCAATAAAGATTCCCTGCAAAAGCTGGGTGTAGATAGTGATAGCTGGCTAACCCTGGTTATTCCCGACACTTATATCATGAACTGGAACACTTCTACCTTTAAAATACTCTCCCGCCTGAAAAGCGAACAGGAAGATTTCTGGACCGCTGAGCGTAAGCAAAAAGCCATTAACCTGGGGCTTACTCCCGAACAGGTATACGCTTTAGCTTCGATTGTGGAAGAAGAAACCAATGCCAACCAGGAAAAAGGGAATATAGCCAGCGTATATATGAACCGCATTAGCAAAGGCATGGCCTTAGGCGCTGACCCCACCATCAAATTTGCTTTAAAGAACTTTGCGTTACGCCGTATTCATTTTGGCGATTTACAGGTGGCCAGTCCGTATAACACATACCGCAACAAGGGGCTTCCTCCGGGACCTATTTGTACCCCTTCTAAAATAACCATTGATGCAGTACTGGATGCACCACGTACCGACTACCTGTTCTTTGTGGCCAGCGCTGAACTCAACGGCACACACCATTTCAGCAGCACTTATGCCGAACACCAGCAATATGCCAAAACCTACCAGGAAGAGCTTAATAAAAGAGGTATCAATAAATGA